A window of Pirellula sp. SH-Sr6A contains these coding sequences:
- a CDS encoding phage portal protein, which yields MNVLDRIIGYVSPTAGLRRAQARKVLQRSYAGAESNRLTSGTKPKNQSADQELMGPYGADAMRAWARSMVRNNAYAWNVVDTIVSNVIGDGITLQSVYETKDGEDVEDVNESREKLWAEWCEVADINGQLTFAEIQVIAQREIVEAGEVLIRKIRTPGKEYRGITRPVPLALELIEADRLSLERDTYKSSMARAEGNRVVRGIEVDQKGRPVAYWIYQQHPNSPYSVGNQVPERVPADEVIHLFRLDRIGQTRGVSWFAPVMSPMRDLGIYIDNELQASAVASCFGVVVKTNTPSRGLQNPTGDESTDNNGNTLEYLEPGMVTRIGVEESIEVINPSRPNSAAEPWISLMLRGIAAGTGTNYEAVAKDFSNTSYSSSRTSKLEDRTRYKRWQNYMVWHLCQPVWDEFCNKAAVVNAENFPTSSELLEDRRGVAPVEWQLPEQEWVDPAAEQTAAQQSIDRYMSTYQDELGSRGRSWRATFYQASKEKKLRMKLGLLTSEEQTAQMMAAQTGASGPADEVRAEEDAEGATGEWMGLSRLQWNRNRKALQDVLNGLSDGSMSPALARAQLSMIGLTEKNIEAIVADASDGTVDNPIPAEDVASE from the coding sequence ATGAACGTCCTAGATCGCATTATCGGTTACGTTTCTCCAACGGCAGGTCTCAGACGCGCACAAGCTCGAAAAGTATTGCAGCGAAGCTACGCTGGCGCGGAATCGAACCGTCTAACATCAGGCACCAAACCAAAGAACCAATCAGCCGACCAAGAACTGATGGGTCCGTATGGTGCTGACGCCATGCGTGCTTGGGCTCGCTCGATGGTTCGAAATAATGCTTACGCATGGAACGTTGTTGATACCATTGTTTCAAACGTCATCGGTGACGGAATCACGCTCCAAAGCGTGTACGAAACCAAGGATGGCGAAGACGTAGAAGACGTTAACGAGTCGCGGGAAAAGCTATGGGCTGAATGGTGCGAAGTCGCAGACATCAACGGGCAGTTGACCTTTGCGGAAATCCAGGTAATCGCACAGCGAGAGATTGTCGAGGCTGGCGAAGTTCTCATTCGGAAGATTCGGACTCCCGGCAAAGAGTATCGCGGAATTACCCGCCCTGTTCCGTTGGCATTGGAGTTGATCGAAGCCGACCGTCTATCCTTAGAGCGCGACACGTACAAGTCGTCGATGGCGCGTGCGGAAGGAAACCGAGTAGTACGTGGAATCGAGGTTGATCAGAAAGGTAGACCTGTAGCGTACTGGATCTACCAGCAACACCCGAACAGCCCGTACAGCGTTGGTAACCAAGTTCCTGAGCGAGTTCCAGCGGATGAAGTGATTCATCTTTTCCGACTGGACAGAATCGGTCAAACTCGCGGCGTTAGTTGGTTTGCTCCTGTGATGTCTCCAATGCGAGACCTGGGAATCTACATCGACAACGAACTGCAAGCATCTGCTGTCGCGTCTTGCTTTGGAGTAGTGGTTAAGACAAACACTCCGAGCCGTGGATTACAGAATCCCACTGGCGATGAGTCGACGGACAACAACGGAAACACGCTTGAATATCTTGAGCCAGGGATGGTAACAAGGATCGGCGTTGAAGAGTCCATCGAAGTTATCAACCCATCGCGACCTAACAGCGCAGCGGAGCCGTGGATTTCTCTGATGCTTCGCGGTATTGCTGCTGGCACTGGCACCAATTACGAAGCGGTTGCAAAAGACTTCTCGAACACTTCGTACAGTTCCAGCCGAACTAGCAAGCTGGAAGATCGCACTCGATACAAGCGATGGCAAAACTACATGGTTTGGCATCTTTGCCAACCAGTCTGGGACGAGTTCTGCAACAAGGCTGCCGTTGTGAACGCAGAGAACTTTCCTACGTCATCCGAACTACTAGAAGACCGCCGTGGTGTTGCTCCAGTTGAATGGCAATTGCCTGAGCAAGAATGGGTCGATCCGGCAGCAGAGCAAACAGCCGCGCAGCAATCCATCGATCGTTACATGTCGACTTACCAAGACGAGCTTGGCTCGCGTGGTCGGTCCTGGCGTGCGACCTTCTACCAAGCGAGCAAGGAAAAGAAACTTCGCATGAAGCTCGGTTTGCTGACTTCGGAGGAGCAGACCGCGCAGATGATGGCCGCTCAAACCGGAGCATCGGGGCCAGCGGATGAAGTGCGAGCAGAAGAAGACGCAGAGGGAGCGACCGGCGAATGGATGGGACTCTCTCGCTTGCAATGGAACAGAAACCGCAAGGCCCTCCAAGATGTGCTCAATGGCCTCTCGGACGGATCAATGTCTCCAGCCCTTGCGAGAGCACAACTCAGCATGATCGGACTGACGGAAAAGAACATCGAGGCGATCGTCGCAGATGCCTCGGATGGAACGGTAGACAACCCAATTCCTGCGGAGGATGTCGCCAGTGAATAA
- a CDS encoding terminase gpA endonuclease subunit: MEAWIRNHPDAKSDDVVELVEPKKWDEKAYDRERKAKQRAAGREVYIPVPADYERRLACLEDPELLLTTYFPRTYSEAFTSDRRDMLWSIWNAARFGGDQAIAAPRGEGKTTLAMDGAYCLMLKSLSPFPVVIGKNQDASTKDLRELVDRIADSDDFAADFPEIAAPILAIGAATANARLQTVGGEYIRMVISDKFFCLPTIPKRLLPHWPDHMESLANGQVMGAVGIEGKIRGMKFRSRRPTVGIIDDVEDKDSVRSDEQIAKIESIIEEDIGGMGASAERIARVYLCTTLNRKCNAYKYTDRKQKPSFNGRRYRKMIKPPDRIDLVEQYIDMRQQRKADDPQAREAFRFWRDNQKEIEHGCEISNPYSYSKKIHADGEPMELSAIQSYYNRVADFGKKAVATEIDNDPPEEAGPVGNGLTPETVASRMNGLSKRQLPANTQCVTAAIDLGKYYCHWVICAWWHGAGGCVVDYGFKSVLGTDRTQDRYGAEPHILAALLDWREELQQKAFVDATGVPRRIDHVLVDSGTFTNCAYEFCRQVRGIFHPSKGIGSYKKKKAETNRIFVGENLHAEFLPAQRVALYELDTDYWKQWVHERFLTPPFDENLMLRRGSLSLYQSDSRHSLYSQHITAEELVTEFVEGKGTKTYWNSKRDDNHWLDATYMAAAASEIYGIKLLAPSEQEVTAMVKGPEKPRQQRQDTHRQNKNFRTRPGGWIPKRRY; encoded by the coding sequence TTGGAAGCATGGATTCGCAACCATCCGGACGCGAAGTCGGATGATGTTGTTGAGTTAGTCGAGCCTAAGAAGTGGGACGAAAAAGCATACGACCGCGAGCGCAAGGCAAAGCAGCGTGCAGCAGGTCGGGAGGTTTACATTCCGGTCCCAGCGGACTACGAACGCCGCTTGGCGTGCTTAGAAGATCCTGAGCTATTGCTTACCACGTACTTCCCAAGAACGTACAGCGAAGCGTTTACCAGCGACCGTAGGGATATGCTTTGGTCTATTTGGAACGCTGCACGCTTTGGAGGCGACCAAGCGATTGCTGCACCTCGCGGCGAGGGAAAGACGACGCTGGCAATGGATGGTGCGTATTGCTTGATGCTCAAGAGTCTTTCGCCTTTCCCAGTTGTCATCGGAAAAAATCAAGACGCATCGACAAAGGACCTTCGAGAACTGGTCGACCGGATCGCTGACTCCGATGATTTTGCAGCCGACTTTCCAGAGATCGCAGCTCCGATTCTTGCGATAGGTGCTGCCACTGCCAACGCACGATTGCAGACGGTCGGAGGTGAGTACATTCGAATGGTAATCTCTGACAAGTTCTTTTGCTTGCCGACTATTCCCAAGAGATTGCTACCACACTGGCCGGACCATATGGAATCACTTGCCAACGGCCAGGTGATGGGGGCGGTCGGGATAGAAGGCAAGATTCGCGGCATGAAGTTCCGGTCGCGTCGTCCTACGGTCGGGATTATCGATGATGTTGAGGACAAAGATTCGGTTCGTTCCGATGAACAGATCGCCAAGATTGAATCCATCATCGAAGAGGATATTGGTGGGATGGGGGCTTCTGCGGAACGTATCGCACGGGTCTACCTTTGCACAACGCTAAACAGAAAGTGCAACGCATACAAGTACACAGACCGCAAGCAAAAGCCGTCGTTCAACGGTCGCCGCTATCGCAAAATGATTAAGCCACCAGACCGCATCGATTTGGTTGAGCAGTACATCGACATGCGGCAGCAACGTAAAGCGGATGACCCGCAAGCAAGAGAAGCGTTTCGTTTTTGGCGGGACAATCAAAAGGAGATCGAGCACGGTTGCGAAATATCGAACCCGTATAGCTACTCCAAAAAGATTCACGCGGATGGCGAGCCAATGGAGCTTTCCGCCATACAGAGCTATTACAACCGCGTCGCGGACTTCGGTAAGAAAGCAGTAGCGACAGAGATTGACAACGACCCACCGGAAGAAGCGGGACCAGTCGGAAACGGTCTTACTCCCGAAACCGTAGCATCGCGAATGAACGGTTTGTCTAAGCGGCAACTACCTGCGAACACGCAATGCGTGACAGCGGCAATCGACCTTGGCAAGTATTACTGCCATTGGGTTATCTGCGCGTGGTGGCATGGTGCAGGAGGTTGCGTTGTTGATTACGGCTTCAAGTCTGTTCTTGGGACCGACCGCACGCAGGATCGCTACGGCGCGGAGCCGCATATTCTCGCTGCACTTCTTGATTGGCGTGAGGAGTTGCAACAGAAAGCGTTCGTTGACGCTACAGGCGTTCCACGAAGGATAGACCACGTTTTGGTTGACTCCGGAACGTTTACCAATTGCGCTTACGAGTTCTGCCGACAGGTGCGAGGAATCTTCCATCCATCGAAGGGGATTGGAAGCTACAAGAAGAAGAAGGCGGAGACGAACAGGATTTTCGTTGGCGAGAACTTGCACGCAGAGTTTTTGCCAGCGCAGCGGGTTGCGTTGTACGAACTTGACACGGACTACTGGAAGCAGTGGGTACACGAACGGTTCCTTACTCCGCCATTCGATGAAAACCTAATGCTTCGACGCGGTTCGCTATCGCTTTATCAATCCGACAGTCGCCACTCTCTTTATTCGCAACACATTACAGCGGAAGAGTTGGTTACTGAGTTCGTCGAGGGTAAGGGAACCAAGACGTATTGGAATAGCAAGCGAGACGATAACCATTGGCTAGATGCGACTTACATGGCGGCGGCTGCTTCGGAAATCTACGGTATCAAGTTGCTGGCACCATCAGAACAGGAAGTAACGGCGATGGTGAAGGGACCGGAGAAGCCAAGACAGCAGCGGCAAGACACGCACAGGCAGAACAAGAACTTCCGAACACGTCCGGGCGGCTGGATACCTAAGAGGAGATACTAG